In one window of Camelina sativa cultivar DH55 chromosome 15, Cs, whole genome shotgun sequence DNA:
- the LOC104746878 gene encoding kinesin-like protein KIN-12B isoform X3, translated as MKHFMMPRNAIFRDMGESQSQSQSPNPSLKKSKSRTKVRSSKENAPPPDLNSLMPDHRSSPAKLKSRLPPRPPSSNPLKRKLIAEAAADIGVAAGVSDSGVKVIVRMKPPSKGEEEEMIVKKISNDALTINEQTFTFDSIADPESTQDEIFQLVGAPLVENCLAGFNSSVFAYGQTGSGKTYTMWGPANGLLEEHLSGDQRGLTPRVFELLFSRISEEQAKHAERQLNYQCRCSFLEIYNEQITDLLDPSQKNLMIREDVKSGVYVENLTEEYVKNLKDLSKLLVKGLANRRTGATSVNAESSRSHCVFTCVVESHCKSVADGLSSFKTSRINLVDLAGSERQKLTGAAGDRLKEAGNINRSLSQLGNLINILAEISQTGKQRHIPYRDSRLTFLLQESLGGNAKLAMVCAVSPSQSCRSETFSTLRFAQRAKAIQNKAVVNEVMQDDVNFLREVIRQLRDELQRVKDNNNNPTNPNASYTTSWNARRSLNLLRSFGLGHPKSLPIRDDDGDTEMEIDEEAVERLCAQMGLSPPTEENNQDMSRVEKIVSSLALKDESYRNSHLKSSDVQSTEKKLSEDTDVNMEDACCQTENSGSETENALTVAETSITTDQIKAPVQTMDDGSSAQPASITNSLHSCISDTNQGKSPSKADNIQDLVLEADVSAIVSVADTSNDTEQVTVSPVSPCLSIDLVSASPELVPPTESASPKIRNSRKSLRTTSMSTASQKDIERANQSTTEVVEPSPAMSTEILNLYSALSTKKSEAFPVPTRQLAASLHRGMKLLDSYRQSTAHRRSTFRLSHKALECKPSTVLSKTDVGVQTYPEADIIVEENPKEVLCSKCKCSAECDAQEISDNSNLPLVPIDNSEDSEKSNFQVPKAVEKVLAGSIRREMAMEEFCTKQASEISQLNRLVQQYKHERECNAIIGQTREDKIARLESLMDGVLSKDDFLDEEFASLMHEHKLLKDMYENHPEVLQTRIELKRVQEELESFKNFYGDMGEREVLLEEIHDLKAQLQCYTDPSLTSARKRASLLKLTYACDPNQAPPLNTIPESVDESPEKTLEHERLRWTEAESNWISLAEELRTELDTNRLLMEKQKRELDTEKRCAEELTEAMQMAMQGHARMIEQYADLEEKHIQLLGRHRRIREGIDDVKKAAARAGVKGAESRFINALAAEISALKVQREKEAQYFRDENKSLQSQLRDTAEAVQAAGELLVRLKEAEEGLTLAQKRAMDAEYEATEAYKKMDKLKRKYETETSTINQQHIAEPQNPVELLQASFDGDAMAKYDEQMEPSPSSGDHQWREEFEPYYKKDEELSKLEPYYKKDEELSKLAEPSWFSGYDRCNI; from the exons ATGAAGCACTTTATGATGCCAAGAAACGCTATCTTTAGGGATATGGGAGAGTCCCAATCGCAATCGCAATCGCCCAACCCTAGCTTGAAGAAATCGAAGTCTCGAACGAAGGTGAGATCTTCTAAAGAGAATGCTCCACCTCCGGATCTGAACTCGTTGATGCCTGACCACAGATCGTCTCCAGCGAAACTGAAGAGTCGTTTGCCTCCGCGTCCGCCGTCGTCTAATCCCCTTAAACGGAAGCTAATTGCTGAGGCTGCCGCGGATATTGGAGTAGCGGCTGGGGTTTCAGACTCTGGTGTCAAG GTTATAGTCAGAATGAAGCCTCCAAGCAAAGGTGAGGAAGAGGAGATGATAGTTAAAAAGATATCCAACGATGCCCTCACTATCAATGAACAGACTTTCACTTTCGACTCGATTGCTGACCCGGAGTCAACTCAG GATGAAATCTTTCAGCTTGTGGGAGCCCCTCTTGTAGAGAACTGTCTTGCTGGATTTAACAGTTCTGTTTTTGCCTATGGACAG ACTGGTAGTGGGAAAACGTATACCATGTGGGGTCCTGCAAATGGATTGTTGGAAGAGCATCTTAGTGGTGACCAAAGAGGATTGACACCACGTGTCTTTGAGTTGCTCTTCTCCCGTATCAGTGAG GAGCAAGCAAAGCACGCTGAAAGGCAGCTCAATTACCAGTGCCGCTGTTCGTTTCTCGAG ATATATAACGAGCAAATAACAGATCTTTTGGATCCGAGCCAAAAAAACCTGATG ATTAGAGAAGATGTCAAGTCCGGTGTTTATGTTGAAAATCTGACTGAGGAATACGTGAAAAACTTGAAGGATTTGTCAAAGCTTCTGGTTAAG GGCTTGGCAAACAGAAGGACTGGGGCAACAAGTGTAAATGCAGAGAGTTCAAGGTCGCATTGTGTATTTACTTGTGTTGTCGAGTCCCACTGCAAG AGTGTTGCAGATGGTCTAAGCAGCTTCAAAACAAGTAGAATAAATCTTGTTGATCTGGCTGGTTCAGAAAGGCAAAAGTTAACCGGTGCAGCAGGTGATCGTTTAAAGGAAGCTGGGAATATAAATCGATCACTTTCTCAACTTGG GAACTTGATCAACATTCTCGCAGAAATTTCACAAACAGGGAAGCAAAGGCATATACCCTACCGAGATTCCAGGTTGACATTTCTATTGCAAGAGTCTCTTGGTGGGAATGCGAAGTTAGCTATGGTTTGTGCAGTTTCTCCCTCGCAAAG TTGTAGAAGTGAAACCTTCAGTACCTTGAGATTTGCTCAGCGTGCAAAAGCGATACAGAACAAGGCTGTTGTCAATGAAGTAATGCAGGATGATGTAAATTTCTTGCGGGAAGTGATACGCCAGCTTAGG GATGAACTGCAAAGGGTGAAGGATAATAATAACAACCCAACTAACCCAAATGCATCTTACACCACGTCCTGGAATGCGCGTAGAAGTCTGAATTTGTTAAGAAGCTTTGGCCTGGGTCATCCCAAGTCATTACCAATTAGAGATGATGATGGGGATACTGAGATGGAAATTGATGAGGAGGCTGTTGAAAGGCTTTGTGCTCAAATGGGTTTATCGCCACCTACCGAGGAAAACAATCAGGACATGAGCAGAGTAGAGAAAATAGTTTCATCATTGGCCCTAAAGGATGAATCTTACAGAAACTCCCACCTTAAATCATCTGATGTCCAATCTACTGAAAAGAAGCTTTCTGAAGATACAGATGTTAACATGGAGGACGCATGTTGCCAAACTGAGAACAGTGGGTCAGAGACTGAGAATGCGTTAACTGTGGCAGAAACTAGCATCACAACAGATCAGATCAAAGCACCTGTGCAAACTATGGATGATGGTTCGAGTGCACAGCCTGCTTCCATAACCAATTCTCTTCATTCTTGTATTAGTGACACAAACCAGGGAAAATCACCAAGCAAGGCGGACAACATTCAAGACTTGGTTCTCGAAGCTGATGTTTCTGCAATTGTATCAGTAGCTGATACATCAAATGATACAGAACAGGTCACAGTAAGTCCTGTGTCGCCTTGCCTTAGCATAGATCTAGTTAGTGCTTCTCCTGAACTAGTACCTCCCACTGAGAGCGCTTCTCCTAAGATTAGAAATAGCAGGAAAAGCTTGAGGACAACGTCAATGTCCACCGCATCACAAAAGGATATTGAGAGAGCGAACCAGTCGACTACAGAAGTTGTGGAACCTTCTCCGGCTATGTCCACAGAGATATTAAACCTATATAGTGCTTTGTCTACAAAGAAAAGTGAAGCTTTTCCTGTGCCAACTAGGCAATTGGCAGCTAGCCTCCACAGAGGCATGAAACTTCTTGACTCTTATCGCCAGAGTACAGCTCATAGACGGTCGACATTCAGATTGTCCCACAAAGCTCTAGAATGCAAGCCTTCAACCGTTTTAAGTAAGACTGATGTAGGTGTGCAGACTTATCCCGAAGCTGATATAATAGTGGAAGAGAACCCCAAAGAAGTACTGTGCAGTAAATGTAAATGCAGCGCAGAATGTGATGCCCAAGAAATAAGTGACAATTCTAATCTTCCGTTAGTACCTATTGACAACTCAGAAGATTCAGAAAAGTCCAATTTCCAAGTTCCTAAA GCAGTGGAAAAGGTACTAGCAGGGTCTATCAGACGAGAAATGGCTATGGAAGAGTTCTGCACTAAGCAAGCCTCTGAAATATCACAGCTTAATCGGCTG GTGCAACAGTACAAGCATGAGAGAGAGTGCAATGCCATAATAGGACAAACAAGGGAGGACAAGATTGCTCGCCTTGAAAGCCTCATGGATGGCGTGTTATCTAAAGATGATTTCCTGGACGAAGAATTTGCATCTCTAATGCATGAGCATAAG CTTCTGAAGGACATGTATGAGAATCACCCTGAAGTATTGCAGACGAGGATTGAGTTGAAACGAGTGCAAGAAGAGCTCGAAAGTTTCAAGAACTTCTATGGTGACATGGGAGAAAGGGAAGTATTATTAGAAGAGATTCACGATTTAAAGGCGCAGCTACAATGTTACACTGACCCTTCTCTTACATCAGCTCGCAAAAGAGCTTCCCTGCTTAAGCTAACATACGCTTGTGACCCTAATCAGGCTCCGCCACTTAACACCATTCCTGAGTCAGTAGATGAGAGTCCTGAGAAGACACTAGAACATGAAAGACTTCGTTGGACTGAAGCCGAGAGCAACTGGATCTCTCTTGCTGAGGAATTAAGAACTGAGCTTGATACCAATAGGTTGCTAATGGAAAAGCAGAAACGTGAACTGGATACGGAGAAAAGATGTGCAGAAGAGTTGACGGAAGCAATGCAGATGGCGATGCAGGGTCATGCACGGATGATTGAACAATATGCAGACCTGGAAGAGAAGCATATCCAATTACTTGGAAGGCATAGGAGGATTCGAGAAGGAATTGATGACGTCAAAAAGGCGGCAGCCAGAGCAGGAGTCAAGGGAGCTGAGTCTAGATTCATAAACGCACTTGCAGCAGAAATTTCAGCTTTGAAGGTGCAAAGAGAGAAGGAGGCACAATACTTCAGGGATGAGAACAAGAGTCTCCAATCACAATTAAGAGATACAGCTGAAGCTGTTCAAGCTGCAGGAGAGTTACTTGTTCGACttaaagaagctgaagaaggatTGACACTTGCACAG AAACGGGCAATGGATGCAGAGTATGAAGCAACAGAAGCATATAAAAAGATGGACAAACTGAAGAGGAAATACGAAACCGAAACCAGCACTATTAACCAACAACACATTGCAGAGCCACAGAATCCCGTGGAATTATTGCAAGCTTCTTTTGATGGCGATGCTATGGCCAAATATGATGAACAAATGGAGCCATCACCAAGTTCTGGTGATCACCAATGGAGAGAAGAGTTCGAGCCATATTACAAGAAAGACGAAGAGTTGTCAAAGCTCGAGCCATATTACAAGAAAGACGAAGAGTTGTCAAAGCTCGCGGAACCCTCTTGGTTCTCAGGGTATGACCGAtgcaacatataa
- the LOC104746878 gene encoding kinesin-like protein KIN-12B isoform X2: MKHFMMPRNAIFRDMGESQSQSQSPNPSLKKSKSRTKVRSSKENAPPPDLNSLMPDHRSSPAKLKSRLPPRPPSSNPLKRKLIAEAAADIGVAAGVSDSGVKVIVRMKPPSKGEEEEMIVKKISNDALTINEQTFTFDSIADPESTQDEIFQLVGAPLVENCLAGFNSSVFAYGQTGSGKTYTMWGPANGLLEEHLSGDQRGLTPRVFELLFSRISEEQAKHAERQLNYQCRCSFLEIYNEQITDLLDPSQKNLMIREDVKSGVYVENLTEEYVKNLKDLSKLLVKGLANRRTGATSVNAESSRSHCVFTCVVESHCKSVADGLSSFKTSRINLVDLAGSERQKLTGAAGDRLKEAGNINRSLSQLGNLINILAEISQTGKQRHIPYRDSRLTFLLQESLGGNAKLAMVCAVSPSQSCRSETFSTLRFAQRAKAIQNKAVVNEVMQDDVNFLREVIRQLRDELQRVKDNNNNPTNPNASYTTSWNARRSLNLLRSFGLGHPKSLPIRDDDGDTEMEIDEEAVERLCAQMGLSPPTEENNQDMSRVEKIVSSLALKDESYRNSHLKSSDVQSTEKKLSEDTDVNMEDACCQTENSGSETENALTVAETSITTDQIKAPVQTMDDGSSAQPASITNSLHSCISDTNQGKSPSKADNIQDLVLEADVSAIVSVADTSNDTEQVTVSPVSPCLSIDLVSASPELVPPTESASPKIRNSRKSLRTTSMSTASQKDIERANQSTTEVVEPSPAMSTEILNLYSALSTKKSEAFPVPTRQLAASLHRGMKLLDSYRQSTAHRRSTFRLSHKALECKPSTVLSKTDVGVQTYPEADIIVEENPKEVLCSKCKCSAECDAQEISDNSNLPLVPIDNSEDSEKSNFQVPKAVEKVLAGSIRREMAMEEFCTKQASEISQLNRLVQQYKHERECNAIIGQTREDKIARLESLMDGVLSKDDFLDEEFASLMHEHKLLKDMYENHPEVLQTRIELKRVQEELESFKNFYGDMGEREVLLEEIHDLKAQLQCYTDPSLTSARKRASLLKLTYACDPNQAPPLNTIPESVDESPEKTLEHERLRWTEAESNWISLAEELRTELDTNRLLMEKQKRELDTEKRCAEELTEAMQMAMQGHARMIEQYADLEEKHIQLLGRHRRIREGIDDVKKAAARAGVKGAESRFINALAAEISALKVQREKEAQYFRDENKSLQSQLRDTAEAVQAAGELLVRLKEAEEGLTLAQKRAMDAEYEATEAYKKMDKLKRKYETETSTINQQHIAEPQNPVELLQASFDGDAMAKYDEQMEPSPSSGDHQWREEFEPYYKKDEELSKLAEPSWFSGYDRCNI; the protein is encoded by the exons ATGAAGCACTTTATGATGCCAAGAAACGCTATCTTTAGGGATATGGGAGAGTCCCAATCGCAATCGCAATCGCCCAACCCTAGCTTGAAGAAATCGAAGTCTCGAACGAAGGTGAGATCTTCTAAAGAGAATGCTCCACCTCCGGATCTGAACTCGTTGATGCCTGACCACAGATCGTCTCCAGCGAAACTGAAGAGTCGTTTGCCTCCGCGTCCGCCGTCGTCTAATCCCCTTAAACGGAAGCTAATTGCTGAGGCTGCCGCGGATATTGGAGTAGCGGCTGGGGTTTCAGACTCTGGTGTCAAG GTTATAGTCAGAATGAAGCCTCCAAGCAAAGGTGAGGAAGAGGAGATGATAGTTAAAAAGATATCCAACGATGCCCTCACTATCAATGAACAGACTTTCACTTTCGACTCGATTGCTGACCCGGAGTCAACTCAG GATGAAATCTTTCAGCTTGTGGGAGCCCCTCTTGTAGAGAACTGTCTTGCTGGATTTAACAGTTCTGTTTTTGCCTATGGACAG ACTGGTAGTGGGAAAACGTATACCATGTGGGGTCCTGCAAATGGATTGTTGGAAGAGCATCTTAGTGGTGACCAAAGAGGATTGACACCACGTGTCTTTGAGTTGCTCTTCTCCCGTATCAGTGAG GAGCAAGCAAAGCACGCTGAAAGGCAGCTCAATTACCAGTGCCGCTGTTCGTTTCTCGAG ATATATAACGAGCAAATAACAGATCTTTTGGATCCGAGCCAAAAAAACCTGATG ATTAGAGAAGATGTCAAGTCCGGTGTTTATGTTGAAAATCTGACTGAGGAATACGTGAAAAACTTGAAGGATTTGTCAAAGCTTCTGGTTAAG GGCTTGGCAAACAGAAGGACTGGGGCAACAAGTGTAAATGCAGAGAGTTCAAGGTCGCATTGTGTATTTACTTGTGTTGTCGAGTCCCACTGCAAG AGTGTTGCAGATGGTCTAAGCAGCTTCAAAACAAGTAGAATAAATCTTGTTGATCTGGCTGGTTCAGAAAGGCAAAAGTTAACCGGTGCAGCAGGTGATCGTTTAAAGGAAGCTGGGAATATAAATCGATCACTTTCTCAACTTGG GAACTTGATCAACATTCTCGCAGAAATTTCACAAACAGGGAAGCAAAGGCATATACCCTACCGAGATTCCAGGTTGACATTTCTATTGCAAGAGTCTCTTGGTGGGAATGCGAAGTTAGCTATGGTTTGTGCAGTTTCTCCCTCGCAAAG TTGTAGAAGTGAAACCTTCAGTACCTTGAGATTTGCTCAGCGTGCAAAAGCGATACAGAACAAGGCTGTTGTCAATGAAGTAATGCAGGATGATGTAAATTTCTTGCGGGAAGTGATACGCCAGCTTAGG GATGAACTGCAAAGGGTGAAGGATAATAATAACAACCCAACTAACCCAAATGCATCTTACACCACGTCCTGGAATGCGCGTAGAAGTCTGAATTTGTTAAGAAGCTTTGGCCTGGGTCATCCCAAGTCATTACCAATTAGAGATGATGATGGGGATACTGAGATGGAAATTGATGAGGAGGCTGTTGAAAGGCTTTGTGCTCAAATGGGTTTATCGCCACCTACCGAGGAAAACAATCAGGACATGAGCAGAGTAGAGAAAATAGTTTCATCATTGGCCCTAAAGGATGAATCTTACAGAAACTCCCACCTTAAATCATCTGATGTCCAATCTACTGAAAAGAAGCTTTCTGAAGATACAGATGTTAACATGGAGGACGCATGTTGCCAAACTGAGAACAGTGGGTCAGAGACTGAGAATGCGTTAACTGTGGCAGAAACTAGCATCACAACAGATCAGATCAAAGCACCTGTGCAAACTATGGATGATGGTTCGAGTGCACAGCCTGCTTCCATAACCAATTCTCTTCATTCTTGTATTAGTGACACAAACCAGGGAAAATCACCAAGCAAGGCGGACAACATTCAAGACTTGGTTCTCGAAGCTGATGTTTCTGCAATTGTATCAGTAGCTGATACATCAAATGATACAGAACAGGTCACAGTAAGTCCTGTGTCGCCTTGCCTTAGCATAGATCTAGTTAGTGCTTCTCCTGAACTAGTACCTCCCACTGAGAGCGCTTCTCCTAAGATTAGAAATAGCAGGAAAAGCTTGAGGACAACGTCAATGTCCACCGCATCACAAAAGGATATTGAGAGAGCGAACCAGTCGACTACAGAAGTTGTGGAACCTTCTCCGGCTATGTCCACAGAGATATTAAACCTATATAGTGCTTTGTCTACAAAGAAAAGTGAAGCTTTTCCTGTGCCAACTAGGCAATTGGCAGCTAGCCTCCACAGAGGCATGAAACTTCTTGACTCTTATCGCCAGAGTACAGCTCATAGACGGTCGACATTCAGATTGTCCCACAAAGCTCTAGAATGCAAGCCTTCAACCGTTTTAAGTAAGACTGATGTAGGTGTGCAGACTTATCCCGAAGCTGATATAATAGTGGAAGAGAACCCCAAAGAAGTACTGTGCAGTAAATGTAAATGCAGCGCAGAATGTGATGCCCAAGAAATAAGTGACAATTCTAATCTTCCGTTAGTACCTATTGACAACTCAGAAGATTCAGAAAAGTCCAATTTCCAAGTTCCTAAA GCAGTGGAAAAGGTACTAGCAGGGTCTATCAGACGAGAAATGGCTATGGAAGAGTTCTGCACTAAGCAAGCCTCTGAAATATCACAGCTTAATCGGCTG GTGCAACAGTACAAGCATGAGAGAGAGTGCAATGCCATAATAGGACAAACAAGGGAGGACAAGATTGCTCGCCTTGAAAGCCTCATGGATGGCGTGTTATCTAAAGATGATTTCCTGGACGAAGAATTTGCATCTCTAATGCATGAGCATAAG CTTCTGAAGGACATGTATGAGAATCACCCTGAAGTATTGCAGACGAGGATTGAGTTGAAACGAGTGCAAGAAGAGCTCGAAAGTTTCAAGAACTTCTATGGTGACATGGGAGAAAGGGAAGTATTATTAGAAGAGATTCACGATTTAAAGGCGCAGCTACAATGTTACACTGACCCTTCTCTTACATCAGCTCGCAAAAGAGCTTCCCTGCTTAAGCTAACATACGCTTGTGACCCTAATCAGGCTCCGCCACTTAACACCATTCCTGAGTCAGTAGATGAGAGTCCTGAGAAGACACTAGAACATGAAAGACTTCGTTGGACTGAAGCCGAGAGCAACTGGATCTCTCTTGCTGAGGAATTAAGAACTGAGCTTGATACCAATAGGTTGCTAATGGAAAAGCAGAAACGTGAACTGGATACGGAGAAAAGATGTGCAGAAGAGTTGACGGAAGCAATGCAGATGGCGATGCAGGGTCATGCACGGATGATTGAACAATATGCAGACCTGGAAGAGAAGCATATCCAATTACTTGGAAG GCATAGGAGGATTCGAGAAGGAATTGATGACGTCAAAAAGGCGGCAGCCAGAGCAGGAGTCAAGGGAGCTGAGTCTAGATTCATAAACGCACTTGCAGCAGAAATTTCAGCTTTGAAGGTGCAAAGAGAGAAGGAGGCACAATACTTCAGGGATGAGAACAAGAGTCTCCAATCACAATTAAGAGATACAGCTGAAGCTGTTCAAGCTGCAGGAGAGTTACTTGTTCGACttaaagaagctgaagaaggatTGACACTTGCACAG AAACGGGCAATGGATGCAGAGTATGAAGCAACAGAAGCATATAAAAAGATGGACAAACTGAAGAGGAAATACGAAACCGAAACCAGCACTATTAACCAACAACACATTGCAGAGCCACAGAATCCCGTGGAATTATTGCAAGCTTCTTTTGATGGCGATGCTATGGCCAAATATGATGAACAAATGGAGCCATCACCAAGTTCTGGTGATCACCAATGGAGAGAAGAGTTCGAGCCATATTACAAGAAAGACGAAGAG TTGTCAAAGCTCGCGGAACCCTCTTGGTTCTCAGGGTATGACCGAtgcaacatataa